Genomic segment of Paenibacillus sp. FSL R5-0912:
CCTGGGTGTTGCTATGGACAACTCACCGCTTGAGGTCAAAGCAGCAGCAGATGCGGTTACCGGAACGAATAATGACAATGGTGTACGCGATGCGCTGGTGAAATACTGCCTGTCTTCTTGACTTCTGTCTTGGTAAAATTCTGGTTCTCCGGTAAATGCTCCGCTTAGATATTCTTTGAGTTACTCGGCGTAGGCGTTTTGTTGCGCGGTAGAATGATTGGCCCGGCGGTGTGCTAAGTAGAAAAACGTCATCTAATTATGCGGAAATCTGCAGTTACAGGGCAGCAGTTGGAAAAAAGACACTTAATTTCACTCCCTCTGTAGAAAATCGGGAATCTGGGCGAAATTAGTGACGGAAATCCACTTATTATTGGCAAAGCAGCAGAGACAGAATGATTAAGTGTTGAAAATCCAACTATTCCCACAGCCCGGGCTGCTTCACAGCATTCAGGATCAGTGAAGCTTGCAGAAGACGAAGACTTACATAAAGCATGGTTCAGTGCCTTGGGGGCTCTGTGCTGTGCTTTTTTTGTGGAGTTCCGTTCGGATAATAAGAAAAAAGTATATAAAAAGCGCAAATAAAAAACGCAAAAAAGCAGCCTTGCCGCTCCTGAAAGGAACGGCCGGGCCGCTTGTGTCTATACGCTATGCTGCTAAAGCGGAATTAGACAAACAACGAACGGGAAATGATAACGAGCAATATGAAGAGCACCAAAATCGCACCGGTCGATGTGAAGCCTGGAACTGCACCCATGTCTGATTCCTCCCTTGACTCATGTCTGTTCCCATTGCCGCGTTAGTAGTTCAGCGGAGCTCCATGGGATAATGACATCATATGCGTGAGGAGGCTTCCTGAACTGGTCAGCAGCCTAAACCTCATCAACATGGGCTTTCAGAATCCGCAGGCCCTTGGGCAGGTGATTCTTCAGCTGGCCGGAGCTGGCTTTGCCCCAGCCTACAGACAAGCCATCCACGCTGACCAGCGTCCAGCCATGCAGGCTGGCCGGAACGGGCAGACTCTCCCCGCGCAGCCAGGCCTGAATTTCCGGCCCGGCGGATGGCATATCATAGCTCCGCGCCGCCTGATCCGGTCTCAGCGCCATGGCCAGAGCGTGGGCGGGTTCAATCCGGTTTTTCTTCAAGTGGGCAATATGCAGTCCGGCACGCGGAACCTTAAGGCCGTCGAGCAGGCCGGTGTGCAGCCGGTCATTGAATGCTTCGGGCAGCAGATACAGGGAATCACCGAAGAGAAGCGGTACGCCGCTCCCGGCAAACCCGGGCAGTTCTACCGACGACCAGCTCATAAACTGCTGATAGGCATCCCGGAGCGAGGCGTTTACTTTCGGACTGTTCTTGCCGCGGTCTCCGCGTTTGCTGCGGCCTTGGCGCTGTGAGGCTTCGGTATCTTGCTCTACAACTGCCTTGCGAAGCAGGGCTACGAAATGCCCTTCGCCTTTTTCCAAATGAGGCCACAGCCGTTTCGTAACGATCAGCTCCATATCGGGATAGCTCTGTATGAAGTGTTCGATCGTCTCTTCGTTTTCTTTGCGGTTAAAGGTGCAGGTCGAGTAAGCCATACTGCCGCCCGGCTTCAGCATGAGGTAGGCATCCTGCAATATATCCCACTGTCTGGCAACACACATCTCCACATGCTTCGGTGACCATTCGCTTACGGCAGCAGGATCTTTGCGGAACATTCCTTCACCCGAGCAAGGCGCATCAAGCATAATCCGGTCAAAGACTTCAGGGAACCGCTTGGAGAGTTCCCCCGGGGTTGCCGAGGTGACAAGCACGCTCCCTATCCCAAGCCGCTCTACATTTTCTGCGAGTATTTTGGCCCGCTCCGGATGTATTTCATTGGATATCAGCAAGCCTTGTTCCTGCATCAGCGCGGCAATATGGGTGGTTTTGCCGCCGGGAGCGGCAGCAAGATCGAGCACAGTCTCCCCGGGAAGAGGTCCAAGCAGCTCAGCTGCGGACATTGCCGAGGGCTCCTGAATATAATATAGTCCGGCGGTATGATAAGGATGTCTCCCCGGCCGTGCAGGCTCTTCATAATAAAATCCTGCCGGACACCAAGGTACCGGCGACAGACTAAATTGGGATATTGCTTGCTCCGCTGCGGCGCGGCCCGGATCTGAAATGCTTTTTAAACCATTGAACCGCAGACCTTGAGTCCGCCGTGCCTGATAGCTCTCCAGAAAAGCGTCTGCCGTATCCCCCAGCATCTCTCTAATGTCAGCGGTGTAAGCGGCAGGCAGCCGTTCTTCATTCATACTTCATTCTCCTCTAGTCAAAATCCAAGATAAGTAAAGCTGTCATCTTAGTTGCTGTTTCAGGTAGATACCGATAAAATCAAAGTATGGACTTTAGCGTACCTGTAATTGTACTTCTACATATACACAACTATATCATAATTGCCGGGTCTCACCGTAATCAGGGCAATTGTAAAGGGAGATGTACCTTATGAACTTGCTGCAAGCGCTATTCTTCCCGCCGGAGCAGCCCGGTGGTGTATCTTCTATGATCCCTTATCTGCAGGAACGCTTCCGTTCCAGCCGCTGGGAGATGGATTTGTTCTGGCTGCCCAAACGGATCCGGGGCAAGGGACGCGAAGAAATTGTTTTTGAAACCTTTGACTGGACGCAATATGGCGAAAGTCCGGTTGTGCAAAAATATATCCAAACCTACCGCGATTATATTTGGTGGACGAAGCTGCGGATGAGCAAAAGCTATGATCTGATCCATGCCCATCACCCGATTGCCGGGCTGGCGATGAAAAGAATATATCCGGAAATTCCTTTAATTCAAACGCTGCACTCCAGCTATGAGCGCGAGCTGATTCTGAACGGAGCCATCCAGGAGGGCGGCCTGGAGCATCAGTTTCTGGTCTCGATTTACCGGGAGCTGGAGCATGTCAGCGACAGGCTGATGACGGTTTCGCGCGCTTTTGCCGAATATTTAACTCCTTATATAGATCAGCCCGGCAGCATCGGCGTCATTCCGAACGGATTCGACGAGAAGAGATTCAAGCCTGTGCCCCATGACAATGATATTCCGCAGCTG
This window contains:
- a CDS encoding sporulation protein YjcZ; this translates as MGAVPGFTSTGAILVLFILLVIISRSLFV
- a CDS encoding RsmF rRNA methyltransferase first C-terminal domain-containing protein, translated to MNEERLPAAYTADIREMLGDTADAFLESYQARRTQGLRFNGLKSISDPGRAAAEQAISQFSLSPVPWCPAGFYYEEPARPGRHPYHTAGLYYIQEPSAMSAAELLGPLPGETVLDLAAAPGGKTTHIAALMQEQGLLISNEIHPERAKILAENVERLGIGSVLVTSATPGELSKRFPEVFDRIMLDAPCSGEGMFRKDPAAVSEWSPKHVEMCVARQWDILQDAYLMLKPGGSMAYSTCTFNRKENEETIEHFIQSYPDMELIVTKRLWPHLEKGEGHFVALLRKAVVEQDTEASQRQGRSKRGDRGKNSPKVNASLRDAYQQFMSWSSVELPGFAGSGVPLLFGDSLYLLPEAFNDRLHTGLLDGLKVPRAGLHIAHLKKNRIEPAHALAMALRPDQAARSYDMPSAGPEIQAWLRGESLPVPASLHGWTLVSVDGLSVGWGKASSGQLKNHLPKGLRILKAHVDEV
- a CDS encoding glycosyltransferase family 4 protein codes for the protein MNLLQALFFPPEQPGGVSSMIPYLQERFRSSRWEMDLFWLPKRIRGKGREEIVFETFDWTQYGESPVVQKYIQTYRDYIWWTKLRMSKSYDLIHAHHPIAGLAMKRIYPEIPLIQTLHSSYERELILNGAIQEGGLEHQFLVSIYRELEHVSDRLMTVSRAFAEYLTPYIDQPGSIGVIPNGFDEKRFKPVPHDNDIPQLVTVTRLVPAKGIDTLFKACAELKKRGHEYVLHIIGDGPSRAELEQLAQDLGIYNETIFYGYTLHPEEFMPFFDIFVLPSRAEAFGSVFAEAALSCLALVGTNVGGIPEQIEDGVNGLLVNPDDELGLADALEKVISDPGYRYELSRSAWDKAKSLYSLTRVANELKKTYLQYQPGMKG